AAAAAGGCTGTCATGCCCTTATACTGGGAGCACCAGATTACGCAGAAAAAATAAATCTTTCAGAGATTCAGTGCCCTTTGATAGCAACGGTCTTAGATGTAACAAAAGGCATGAGAAGCATTATTAAGCATAATATCGAAAGCTACCTGATTTATCCATTTCATAAGGATGACCTCGAATATAAGCTCAGAAGTGTTTACGAAAAAAGAGGCTGGATCGAGAAACTCTATACAGAAAAAAAAGACCTCGAGGCTATAGCGGACATTACATACCACATCTCATCTTCCCTTAACCCGAAGGAGGTTTTGTTCTTTGTCGTAAAAAGGTTAAGCAGTATAATCAATGTAACAAGGTGCTCTGTCTTAAGCATAGGCGTTGGAGAGCATACACACGCAACTGTAGTTTCATCCTTTGAAGACCCAAAGATAAAGGACATAAAATTAGACCTCAAGAAATATCCTGAGATAAGAAAGGCACTCAGGATTAAAAAAACAGTTATTGTAAAGGATGCAATGACAGACCCCATTATGAAGCCTATCAGGGAAATCATTAAACCTATTGGGATAAAGTCCATTGTCGTTATACCTGTTATATTCAGGGATGAGGTTATAGGGTCGCTCTTTTTAAGGACATCGAGAGCAGGGCATATCTTTACGGATAGGGAGATTAAGCTCTGTAGTGCAATTGCAAAGGCATCTGCAACTGCCCTTTATAATGCATTTCTCTTTGAGAAGCTCTCTACTGAAAAGGCAAAGCTCGAAAAACTTGCCATAACAGATTTTCTGACAGGGGTTTACAACATCAGGTATCTTTACCATCGTCTGGATGAGGAATTCAGCAGGTCCCAGAGGTATAATAGCCCCTTAAGCTGTATCATGTTTGACATAGATTATTTTAAGGCAGTCAACGACACTTATGGTCACAGGATTGGCGATATAGTGCTAAGGGAGTTTGCCCAGCTTATAAAAAGGCACACGAGGAAGTCGGATGTGTTTGCCCGATACGGAGGCGAAGAGTTCATACTGCTTCTGTCTCACACATCGCTTCGGGGTGCAGTTTCAGAGGGTAAAAGACTAAGCAGGGTCGTAAAAGAGCACCGTTTTAAGGAAATCGGAGACAAAAGGCTCACTGTGAGCATGGGTGTTTCGTCCTGCCCGCATAAAAGGATAAAGACACAGGATGACCTTATAACCTTTGCAGATAGTGCACTATTTGAGGCAAAAAACAAAGGAAGAGATAAGGTCGTTGTCTTCAAATAAGCCTTATGGAGTTAATAGTCTCGCATATAAATGCTGACTTCGATGCGTTTGCATCGATGGTAGCCGCAAAAAGACTTTATCCCGATGCAGAGATGCTTTTCCCCGGCTCTCAGGAGAAAAAGCTCAGGGACTTCATCGATGCATTTCATCCTGTTTCTATAAAACGCCTGAAGGATATAGATTTCTCAAAAGTAAAGAGGCTGATAATAGTTGACACAAAGTCTCCCGAAAGAATAGGTCCTGTTTCGGAGCTGATTAAGGAGAAAGGGCTGAAGATACACATATATGACCACCACCCTCCACAGGAAGGAGATATTAAGACAGACATGGAGGTCATAGAGGAGGTCGGTGCAACTGTAACTATATTAGTGGAGCTGATTAAGGAAAAGGCAATTAAACTTACTCCTATGGAGGCAACTATCCTCTCATTGGGCATATACGAGGAAACAGGGAGTCTCCTTTTTCCAACGACCACCGAGCGGGACATTCAGGCACTTGCCTATCTTTTAAGAAGCGGTGCGAGCCTGAAGATTGTTTCAACCTATATAAGGACAGAGCTTGGGAGGGATGAGCTTGACCTTCTGAATGAGCTTATGCAGACATCCGAGGAGGTCATTATTCACGGCATAAAGGTAAAGCTCGCAAAGGCATCGAGAGAAGGTTATCTTGGCGATGCCGCACACCTTGCCCACAGGCTCATGGATATGGAAGACATAGATGCCCTGCTCCTCCTGCTTCAGATGGAAGGTAAGATACTTATGGTTGGAAGAAGCAGGGTGCCTGAGCTAAATGTAGGAGAGGTGCTCGAGGAATTTGGCGGAGGCGGGCATCCAACTGCGGCATCCGCAACCATTAAAGAGATCCCCCTCGAAATACTTTACGAAAAAGCTCTCAAGGCTATTAAAGCCTCTGTAAAGCCTGCCAAGACCGCAGGCGATATCATGACCCGTCCTGTCATAACTATAAGCTCAACGAGCAACATTAAAGATACCGAGGCAATGATGACGAGATACGGTGTTAATGTCCTTCCAGTTGTCGAAAACGGAAAATATAAAGGCATAATCTCCAGAGAGGCGGTTGAGAAGGCACTGTTTCATGGCTTTAGAAAGAGCAAGGTCATGGATTTCACTACAACCGATGTAGCCACCGTAACAAAGGGCACAGCCATCCGAGATGTGGAGACTACGATGATAGAGGGAAACCAGAGGTTTATGCCTGTTATGGAAGCCGAAAAAATCGTAGGGGCAATAACAAGGACAGACCTCCTGAGAGTCATCTATGAGGAGTTCCTTAAAAGAAGCAGGATAAAGGAGCCCTCTCCAGAAGAAAAAGCAGGTGTCGGCAAAAACCTCTCATCTTTCATCAAGGAGAGATTTCCAGATGAGATATATGGAATACTCAGACTTTCAGGCGAGATAGGAGATGCCTTAGAGCAGGCAGTATACATGGTTGGAGGCTCTGTCAGAGACCTTCTGAGGGCAGAGGAAAACCTTGACATAGACATAGTCATCGAGGGTGATGGAATAGCCTTTGCAAA
This region of Nitrospirota bacterium genomic DNA includes:
- a CDS encoding CBS domain-containing protein gives rise to the protein MELIVSHINADFDAFASMVAAKRLYPDAEMLFPGSQEKKLRDFIDAFHPVSIKRLKDIDFSKVKRLIIVDTKSPERIGPVSELIKEKGLKIHIYDHHPPQEGDIKTDMEVIEEVGATVTILVELIKEKAIKLTPMEATILSLGIYEETGSLLFPTTTERDIQALAYLLRSGASLKIVSTYIRTELGRDELDLLNELMQTSEEVIIHGIKVKLAKASREGYLGDAAHLAHRLMDMEDIDALLLLLQMEGKILMVGRSRVPELNVGEVLEEFGGGGHPTAASATIKEIPLEILYEKALKAIKASVKPAKTAGDIMTRPVITISSTSNIKDTEAMMTRYGVNVLPVVENGKYKGIISREAVEKALFHGFRKSKVMDFTTTDVATVTKGTAIRDVETTMIEGNQRFMPVMEAEKIVGAITRTDLLRVIYEEFLKRSRIKEPSPEEKAGVGKNLSSFIKERFPDEIYGILRLSGEIGDALEQAVYMVGGSVRDLLRAEENLDIDIVIEGDGIAFAKELGKKLGAKVKTHERFGTAKIIKGDLFFDVATARTEYYESPAALPTVQISSIKKDLYRRDFIINTLAIKLNPRDFGQLVDFFGGQRDLREKTIRVLHNLSFVEDPTRAFRAIRFAERFGFKPSKHTENLIKSAIKMNLFEKLSGTRLYEELLLIFYEAEPAKILKRLSDYDLLKAIHPLLSWSDELSMTLNGIHESLLWFSLSFIEEKPDKGVMYLMALVSGLKDEDKDTALNRLSMPVKLKGAVIKGIGDAKNIVKVLPLKEPAEIYDALSGLSLETVLFAMSIAKEQVKKKELSKYLLEWKKEKPLISGNDLKEMGISPGPLYSKIFKEVTHEKLKGRLKTKEDEESFVKEYLKAMAVT
- a CDS encoding sensor domain-containing diguanylate cyclase, which encodes MKKVYVFEKNKLALKFLKDFFKGSREYSARFYTDEGKLKALKKGCHALILGAPDYAEKINLSEIQCPLIATVLDVTKGMRSIIKHNIESYLIYPFHKDDLEYKLRSVYEKRGWIEKLYTEKKDLEAIADITYHISSSLNPKEVLFFVVKRLSSIINVTRCSVLSIGVGEHTHATVVSSFEDPKIKDIKLDLKKYPEIRKALRIKKTVIVKDAMTDPIMKPIREIIKPIGIKSIVVIPVIFRDEVIGSLFLRTSRAGHIFTDREIKLCSAIAKASATALYNAFLFEKLSTEKAKLEKLAITDFLTGVYNIRYLYHRLDEEFSRSQRYNSPLSCIMFDIDYFKAVNDTYGHRIGDIVLREFAQLIKRHTRKSDVFARYGGEEFILLLSHTSLRGAVSEGKRLSRVVKEHRFKEIGDKRLTVSMGVSSCPHKRIKTQDDLITFADSALFEAKNKGRDKVVVFK